Within Raineyella sp. W15-4, the genomic segment CCCGACCACCTCGGCCACCCGGACGTCGGGGGTACCCGGGTGCCGATCGCGCCAGGCCGCCGTCTGCTCGTGGGTCCAGCGGCGCATCGACCCGGGGAAGAGGAAGTTCGGTGCCACCACGATCCGCTCCGCGCCGAGCCGGACGACCTGGTCGAGGGCCTGCGCCAGGTCCGGTCCGGTCACCTGGAGGTAGGCCGGCAGCACCTGCGCGAAGCCGCCCTCCTCCTGCACCAGCCGGGCCAGGGCGGCATGCTCGGCGTTCGTCTCACCGATGCTGCAGCCCCGGCCGACCAGCACGACCGTGGTCGAGGCCGCCGACCAGTCGCCGAGCACCGCCCGGATCCGTTGCAGGGTGATCGTCCGCAGCGCCGGATCGGGGCCGAGGTGGGGGGCGTACGCCACCGTGCTGCCCGGCACCCGGGCCCGGCCGGCCTCGATCGCCTCGGGGATGTCGCGACGGACGTGCCCGCCCTTGCCCAGCATCAGCGGCACCACGACCACCGCGCCGCGCTCGGCCCCGGCAGCCGCGGCGGCGACCGCCTCGGCAATGCCGGGCTCGGTGAGCTCGACGAAGCCGAGGCCGACCGTCACGTCCGGGAGGACGGCGCGGACCAGCGCGGTGAGGGCCCGAGCCGCGGCGGCGCCCTCCGGGTCACGGGTGCCGTGGGCGGCGATGACGAGCGGTGGGTGGGCGGCCCGGGCGGCCTGCCGGACCCTCTCGATGGTCGGGCGTGCCTCGGTCATGCGTGCATCCAGGTGTAGTCGCGGGGGGTCACCATCACCCGGCGACCGGCCCCGCTGGTGGTGTAGCGGGTGGTCGACGAGCCGACGACGACGAGGGAGTTCATGTCCACCCGGGTCGGGTCGAACGTGGCCAGCGTCGCCAGGTAGGTCCGCTGGTCGGGCCGGCAGGCCTCGTGTACGGCGGCCACCGGGGTGTCCGGCGGGCGGTGGGCGCCGAGGATCTCCAGCGCCCGGGGCAGTTGGGTCGTCCGGGTGCGGCTGCGGGGGTTGTAGAGCACCACCACGAAGTCGCCCTCCGCGGCGGCGTGCAGGCGCCGCTCGATGGTCGGCCAGTCGGTGTGCAGGTCCGACAGCGAGAGGGTGACGTGGTCGTGGCCCAGCGGGGCGCCGAGGATCGCCGAGACGGCCAGGCTCGCGGTCACCCCGGGCACGATGTCCACATCGATGCCGTCGGTGCCCTGCTCCAGCACCGGGCTGGCCATCGCGTAGAGCGCCGGGTCGCCGGAGCAGACCAGCGCCACCCGGCGGCCCTCCCGGGCCCGGGCGATCGCGTAGCAGGTCCGGGCCTCCTCGGTGCCCATCCCGGAGGAGTACACCTGCGTGCCGGGGCTGAGCAGGTCGCGGATCTGCTCCACGTACGGTGCGTAGCCGACCACCACCGCGGCGGAGGTGACCGCCTCCCGGGCCCGTGGAGTGACCAGGTCGCGGGCGCCGGGCCCCAGCCCGACGACGCTGAGCCGCCCCCGCGGCGGGAGCCGGCCGATGGCGCAGGTCGCCTCCGGGGTGCGGCGCTTGCCGATCACCAGCTCCGCGCCGTGGGCCAGCACCGAGGCCTCGGCCACACTCGGGGTGCCGACGTGGCCGTCGACCACCGCGCTCGGGCTGGGCACCGGCTGGCCGGCCAGCGTGTCGGCGGCGTACGTCACCAGCGGGACGCCGAGGGCGGTGGCCAGCGCCACCAGACCGGGCTCGGCGGCCTTGATGTCCGCGCTCACCAGGGCGGCCAGGCTGTCGGGGGACAGGCCGGCCTCCTCCAGGGTCTCGGTCAGCAGGGTGGCCAGCCGCTGTGCCGAGGTGCCGCGGTTGCAGCCCATCCCGGCCACCAGGGACTGCGGGTGCACCACCACCCGGGGCAGGCCCGGTCCGGCGACGGGGCCTGCCGCGAGGTCGGTGACGACGACCTGGGCCTGGGGGGCGGCGCAGTCCTCGCTGACATTGTCCGGCAGCGGCGGCAGTGGCCAGGGGCTGGTCCGATCCAGCCGCACCGGCCGGCCGTCGAGGATCGCCCGGGTCACTCTGGCCAGGTCACCGGACCAGGGCCAGCCCAGGGTGTCCAGCGCGGGCAGGCCGAGCGCGTCGGTGGCGGTGGTGAGCACAGCGGTGGCGCCCAGGCCCTCGGCGAGCACCCGGGCCAGCGCGTTGGCCGCCCCGGAGTGGCCGCCGACCAGCGGCACCGCGAACCGCCCGGCCTCGTCGACCACCACGACCCCGGGGTCCTGGGCCTTGGACACCAGCAGCGGGGCGATGATCCGGGTGGTCGCGCCCAGCGCCAGGTGGCTGACGATCAGGTCGCAGGACTGCCAGGCGGCCGGCAGGCCGGTCGAGGCGGGGCCGTCGAAGCGGAGCGTGTCCCGGCCCAGCACCTGGTCGATCCGATCCGCCTGCCGGCGGGTCGCCGGGCTGTTGGTCACCTGGCCGATGTGCGCGACGGCAATGTCCCGGGTCATCCGTGGGTCTCCTTCGGGGTCCCGACGGCGGCCGGATCGGCGGCCCGGTAGGCGTGCCGGAACCCGGGATGGTAGAGGTGGCTGCGGGTGCCGCTGGCGCCCTCGGCGAGCGCGGCGCCGACCAGCACCACGGTGTGCTTCCACAGCTTGTGCTCGCGCATCGTCGCGGACAGGTCTGCCAGCTCGCAGCGCAGCAGCAGCTCGTCGGGCCAGGTCACCCGGTAGCCGACGATGCACGGCGTATCCGCCGGGTAACCACCGGCCAGCAGCTCCTCCTGGAGCACCCGGTTGCGGGCTGCCGAGAGGTAGAGCGCCATCGTGGTGCCGTGCTCGGCGAAGGAGCGTACGGTCTCCCGGTCCGGCATCGGCGTCCGGCCGCCCTCCAGCCGGGTGAGGATCAGCGACTGCGCCACCTCCGGGACGGTGATCTCGACCTCGGCCCGGGCCGCCGCGGCGGAGAATGCCGACACCCCGGGGATCGTCTCGTGGGCGATGCCGATGCTGTCGCACAGCGCGCGCTGCTCGCCCATCGCTCCGTAGATCGACGGGTCGCCGGTGTGCACCCGGGCGACCAGCAGGCCCTGGTCGCGGGCGCGTTCGAGGACCGGCCGCAGCGCCTCCAGCGGGAGGGCGGCCGAGTCGACCAGCTCGGCGTCAGGACGGGCCCCGGCGACGATGTCGGGATGCACCAGGCTGGAGGCCCAGACCACGATGTCGGCCCGGGCGACGACCGCGGCGCCACGGACGGTGATCAGGTCCGCCGCGCCGGGGCCGGCGCCGACGAACACCACCCGGCCCTCGCCGTCCCTGGCCCCGCCGGTCACAGCCGGCCCCCGGTCGTCGGGCGGGGCGGGGTGACCAGCACGGTGCTGAAGTACGGCGCCTCGGCGCGGGCGGCCGGGTCCCGGCCGTCGACCAGCCGCTCGTCGGGCAGCCCGACGTCGGTGCCGACCAGCACCGCGTGCTCGGGGCGGACCGCGGCGATCGCGTCGAGCACCTCCGGCAGCCGACGGCCGGCCTTGTACGCCACCACGGTGTCGGCCGTGCCGAGAGCCGCGGTGAGCACCTCCACCCCACCGGTAACCGGCACCAGGGCCAGCACCTCGCGGCCCTCGACCAGCGGCGTACGCGCCGCCCCGGCCAGCGCCTGCATCGCGGTGATCCCCGGGACGACCTCGATCCGCACCTCGGGCACCTCACGGGTCACCTCGGCGGCCAGGTAGCTGAACGTCGAGTACACGCTGGGATCGCCGACGGTGGCGAAGCAGACCGTCCGTGCGCCGTCTCGGAAGGCCCGGACCGCGGCGTCAGTCGATTCGGCCCAGGCGGCCCGCCGTCGGGGCCCGACGCCGCTGCGCTCGCGCATGCTGAACGGCACCGCGACGATCCGGTCGGCGGCCGCCGGACAGGCGGCGGCGACGATCCGGTCGGCTCGGCCGGCGGTCCCGGCGGCATGCTCGGTCCGCGGCACCAGCACCACATCGGCCTCGGCCAGCAGGCGGACCGCCTTGACGGTGACGAGTTCGGGATCACCCGGTCCCACGCCCACCCCGATCAGGCGCTGCGACTGGTCCACATCGTCTCCTCGTCTCGGTGCCGCTCCGACAGCCGCCATCCTACGAAGGATTACTACGGGGTCCGGAGCCGGGGTCGCCGGTGCCGTACGCTCGTCAGGTGCCGTACGCTCCCGTCCTCACCACCCTGGCCTATGTCGTCCGTGGCGGCCGGGTGCTGATGTGCCACCGGATCGCCCGGGACACCGACGAGCAGTACGGCAAGTGGAACGGGCTGGGCGGCAAGCTCGAGCAGGGCGAGGACGCGGCGACCGGGATCATCCGCGAGTTGCGCGAGGAGGCCGGGATCGTCCCGACGGCGATGACGCTGCGCGGGACGCTGAACTGGCCAGGGTTCTCCGGGCCGGACGGCCACGTCTTCGGGCTGGTCTTCCTGGTCACCGCGTTCGAGGGCGAGCCGCCGGAGCGCAACGTGGAGGGCGACCTGGCCTGGATCCCGGTGGCCGACCTGATCGGGCTGGACATCTGGGAAGGGGACCGGTACTTTCTGCCGCTGCTCTTCGACGAGGATCCGCGGCCGTTCCACGCGGTCATCCCGTACGCCGACGGGCGGCCCACCGGGGCGACCATCACCCGGATCTGAGCGCCCCGGTCAGCGCCGGCGCCGCTCTCCCGTCCCCGCCAGCACGGGCGACAGCCACTCGACCAGCGGCCGCAGGGCTTCCCAGTCGTCGCGCACCCGCCCGACCAGAGCTTCCGAGAACAGCACCTCGTCCTCGATCCCCCGGAAGGCCGACAGGCTCTTGTGGCGCAGCAGGTCGATCTGCGGATGGTCCGCGGTCCAGCCCCTGGGCGCCTTTTTCAGGCACTCCCCGCCGATCTGCCAGCCGTCCTCGCGCAGCGTGGCGACGATCGAGGCCAACCGGTCGCCCTCCTCGTCGATCCGCTCCCGGAAGGCAGCGAGCCCGTCGGCCGAGGCATGGTAGAAGCCGGCGCCGGTGAGCAGGCCGTCTGCGGCGAGCTCCAGATACCAGCCGGTGGCCGGGGCGGTCCGGACGAACGCCCCGAGATGGGTCTTGTACGGGGACTTGTCGTTGCTGAACCGGACGTCCCGGTGGGGCCGGAAGACCTTCGCGTCGCCGAAGGGGTCGGCGACCTCGGCGAGCAGGGCCTCCATCGGCGCCCGGACGGCCTGTTCGTACGTGTCCCGGTGGGCCTGCCAGTACGTGCGGGAGTTGTCCGCCGCCAGGCCGCGATAGAACTCCGGAGCGACCGGATCGAAGCCGCGGAACGGTGTCATGACACCACTGTTGCACGGGGATTAGGTTCGGGACCTCCTTGGTTGTACTGTGAATCACAGTTGTTGCGGTTCGCAGAATCTGGACAAGCAGGACACCCAGCCAGGGTGGACCGGTCTTTCTGGGAAGGCGTCTCACCAGCATCACCCCCACGGGCACTACGATGGCGCCCAGTACAACCTCCCATCTGAAGGACATAGATTTACATGAGCACCGGTACCGTCAAGTGGTTCAACGCCGAGAAGGGCTTCGGCTTCATCGCACCTGAGGACGGCTCCCCCGACGTTTTCGCACACTTCTCCGCCATCAACTCCACCGGCTACCGTTCGCTCAACGAGGGCGACCGGGTCGAGTTCGAGACCGTCGACGGCCCCAAGGGCAAGCAGGCGGCCAACATTTCCGTGATCCACTGACCTCTCGGTCCCCAGCTTCCGAAGGCCCCCGGTCATCCGACCGGGGGCCTTCGGCCATCCTCACCCTCGGCGCCGCCCGGCGGATCGCGCTCGCCGCGCAGGGCTTCGCCGAGGCCAGACCGGTGCCCGGCCGGGTGACGATGCGCCACCTGCAGCGCACCGTCGACCGGGTCGCCCAGTTCCAGATCGACTCGGTCAACGTGGTGCAGCGGGCGCACTACCTGCCGCTCTTCTCCCGGCTCGGCCCCTACGACACCGGGTTGCTGGACCGGGCGGCCGGCCGGTCGCCCCGCCGCCTCTTCGAGTACTGGGCCCATGCCGCGAGCCTGGTCGACATCCGTCTCGAGCCCGCCCTGCGGTTCCGGATGGCCCGGGCGGAGTCGGAGGCCTGGGGGAGCATGCGGCGGGTCGTCCGGGACCATCCGGACCTGGTGGCCACCGTGCTGGCCGAGGTGGGCCGGCTCCCCGGCACCGCCCGCCAGCTGGAGGAGCGGCTGGTCGAGGATCTGCCGGTGCCGGGCGACCGGTCGGCGGAGTGGGGCTGGAACTGGTCGGCGGTCAAGACCGCGACCGAGTGGCTGCTCTGGTCGGGGCGGACCTCCGTGGCGCGACGTACGCCGCAGTTCGAGCGGGTGTTCGACCTGCCGGACCGGGTGCTGCCGCCGGTCGTGGCGAGTGCGGCGACCCCCGAGGAGCCGGCGGCGGTGCTGGCGCTGGTCCGCCGCGCGGCCGCCGCGCTCGGCATCGGCACACTCGGCTGCCTGGCCGACTACTTCCGGCTGGACCGTGGCGAGACCGCGGTGGCGATCGCCGCCCTGGAGCACACCGGGGAGCTGACCCCGGTCGCGGTGCCCGGCTGGACCCGGCAGGCCTGGCTGTGGCACGCGGCCCGCCGGCCGCGCCGGGTCGAGGCGGTGGCGCTGCTCAGCCCGTTCGACTCGCTGGTCTTCGAACGGCGCCGGCTGCGCGGGCTGTTCGGCTTCGACTACGGGTTGGAGATCTACGTCCCGGGGCCGCGGCGGCGCTACGGCTACTACGTCTACCCGTTCCTGATGGGGGAGCGTTTGGTCGCGCGGGTCGATCTCAAGGCGGACCGGCAGGCGGGCGAGCTGGTGGTCCGGTCCGGCTGGCTGGAGGACGGGGTGGAGCCGCGGATCGTCCGCCCGGCGCTGCGCGGTGAGCTCGACCTGCTCGCCGGCTGGCTCGGGCTGGAAGCGGTGCGGACCGTGCCGGCCACGGAGTGGGGCCTGCCCGGCAACGGCCGGCCGCTGATGTGGTGAGGACCGGTGTGGTGAGTTCCGGCGTGGCGGGTCGGGATTAGGCTGGCGCCGAGGCCGCGACGCCGCGGCCCGCACCCGAGGAAGGATCCCCCGTGACCGAGACCGTCACTCCGCGTCCCCTGGAGCCGTTGGGCTTCGCCGTACCGTCGACCGTCCCGACGCACTGGTACAACCTGGTGGCCGATCTGCCCGAGCCGGTGCCGCCGCACCTGCACCCGCAGACCCGGCAGCCGTTGACCCCGGAGGATCTTGCGCCGCTGTTCCCGATGAGCCTGATCGCCCAGGAGGTCTCCACCGAGCGGTGGATCGAGATCCCGCAGACGGTCCGGGAGATCTACGCCGGTTGGCGGCCCTCCCCGCTGGTCCGGGCGCACCGCCTCGAGCGCGTCCTCGGCACCGGCGCCCACGTCTACTACAAGTACGAGGGGGTCTCCCCGGCCGGCTCGCACAAGCCGAACTCTGCGGTGGCCCAGGCCTACTTCAACGCCGTGGAGGGCATCACCCGGCTGACCACCGAGACCGGCGCCGGCCAGTGGGGTGCCTCGCTGGCGATGGCCTGTGCGCTGCTCGGCCTGGAGTGCGAGGTGTGGCAGGTGCGGGCGTCGTACGACACCAAGCCGTACCGCCGGATGCAGATGGAGACCTACGGCGGCACCTGCCACTCCTCCCCGTCGGACCTCACCAGGGCCGGCCGGGAGCTGCTGGCGAAGTTCCCCGACACTTCCGGTTCGCTGGGGATGGCGATCTCCGAGGCGGTCGAGTCGGCCGTCGAGGACCCGCAGGCCCACTACGCGCTCGGCTCGGTGCTCAACCACGTGATGCTGCACCAGACGGTGATCGGTCAGGAGGCGCTGGTCCAGCTGCGGGAGGCGGGCGAGGCGCAGGCCGACATCGTCTTCGGCTGTGCCGGGGGCGGCTCCAACCTGGCCGGGCTGTCCTTCCCGCTGATCGGACAGAACCTCCGCGAGGGCTCCACCACGAAGGTGGTGGCCTGCGAGCCGGCCGCCTGTCCCAGCCTCACCCAGGGTGAGTACCGCTACGACTACGGTGACGTCGCCGGGATGACGCCGCTGCTGAAGATGTACACCCTCGGGCGGGACTTCGTGCCGCCGGCGATCCACGCCGGCGGGCTGCGTTACCACGGCATGTCGCCGATCGTGTCGCACGCGGTGAACCTCGGCCTGATCTCGGCGACCGCCGTCGACCAGGACACCGCCTTCTCCGCCGGCATCGAGTTCGCTCGGGCCGAGGGGATCATCCCGGCGCCGGAGTCCTGCCACGCGGTCGCCGCGGCGATGGATCACCTGCGGACGTCGGCCCAGGACGGCGAGGTGGTCGTCATCGGTCTGTCCGGGAACGGTGTGCTCGACCTCGCCGCGTACGAGAAGTACGTCTAGTCCGCCGGACCCGGCGGGCCATCCGCCACAGTGAGCCGCCGGCGCCCTCCCGACCGGTGCGGACGTGGTCGAGGACGTTGTCGTTCGCGGCGGTCAGCTCGATCCGCCGGCGCGCCGACAGGGAGCCGGCCAGCAGGATCTCGTCGTCGAGCTGCACGGCGGTCTCCGGCGATGGCATGGTGAGCGTCCGCTCCCCGCGGCGGATCATCAGCGCCACCGCCGGGACCCGGCGCTGCCGGTCGTACGGGTCGGTGAGCAGGTGGCGCAGGGTGACCAGGTTGCCCTCGCTGACGTCCCGGTGGACCGCCTCGGCCCGGCGGTGGTCCACCGGGAGGGTCCAGGTGAAGGGCGTCCGGCCGGGGGTGGTCTCCTCCAGCGCCTCGGCCACCCGGGTGCACCACTCCTCGTCGTGCTCGGGCAGCGTCCGCAGGAAGGCCGACAACAACGGGGTGGTGATCACCGAGAGGAACTCCTCGGCCACGATCCGGCTGGGCACCATGCAGAAGTCGTCCTCGAAGGCGTCGAAGAGCGGGGCGTTCGCCTCCCGGTTCTGCCGGGTGACGACGAAGATGTCCGGCTTCATCGTCCGGGCGGTGACCGCGATGGCGAGGTTCTTCACGTCGCGGTTGTTGCCCGCCACGATCCCCACCGAGTGGTCGATGCCGGCCTCCCGTAGCTCGTCGGGCTCGGTACCGGTGCCCTGCACTGTGACGGTGCCCTCGTCGTAGTGCTTCTGGTCGATGATCGTCACGCTCATCCCGTTGCGACGCAGCCGACTGGTCACCGCGTGCCCGAACCGCCCGTAGCCGCAGACGATCCAGTGCCCGTTGGGCGGCCGGTGCCGTTCCGGCCGCGGGGCCCCGGACAGTCCGGTGAGCAGCTCCCGCAGGTGGTAGCGCTCCGGGGTGGCCACCGCCGAGGCGAGGTGGCCGGCGAACCGTTCGAACGGGTTGATCAGCAGGTCGGCGCCGAAGGCGTCCAGGTTGAGCTCGCCGGCCCGTACGGTCCGTACCCGGGCCAACACCGGCAGCGGGGGCCGGAGCAGCCGGACGGCGACGGTGATGGCGATGTTGGTGTCGTCGTCGGCGGTGAGCGCGATGACGCCGCGGCACCACGCCGACCGCAGTCCGGACCGTTCCAGCACCGCGGGGGCACTGGCATCGGCCTCGGAGAGGATCGGGTCGGTGTGGTACTCGTGCAGCAGCTGCTCCTGCAGCCGGGTGCCGTCGGCGTCGATGATCACCACCCGGTAGTCGAGGGCGTCGAGGCCGTGGGCGACCAGGCTGCCGGTCTCGCCGCAGCCGCAGACGATGTAGAACGGCTCGTGCAGCTGCTGGACCCGGCGGGCCAACCGGCCGGTCTTCAGTGCGTCGCGGAAGGCCGGGTCCTGCAGCAGCGCCACCAGGGTCACCAGGGCGTACGACCAGCTGGTCACCGCGATGAAGATCGACAGTGTGATCCACAGCCGCTGGGCGTCGGAGAAGGCGGGCGGGAACTCCCCGAAACCGACTGTCGCCGCGGTGTAGGTCATCACGTAGAACGCATGGAACAGCGACAGCGGCGGCCCAGGATCGCCGTTCGCGTCGACGCCGGGCATCATCGCCAGGCCGAAGACGCAGACCGAGAAGGTCGTGATGACCAGGATCAGCGGCGTACGCATCCGCCGCAGGACGAGGAAGAAAACGGTGCTCATTGCAGAGTGCTCACGGGACCGGGCGCCAAGGCTGGACCGGGCCGGTCAGCGGCGCAGCATGACCGACTCGCTGATCATCAGCACCACCGAGACGAGGTTGGCCAGCAGGGCGCCGG encodes:
- a CDS encoding cold-shock protein produces the protein MSTGTVKWFNAEKGFGFIAPEDGSPDVFAHFSAINSTGYRSLNEGDRVEFETVDGPKGKQAANISVIH
- a CDS encoding CbiX/SirB N-terminal domain-containing protein codes for the protein MTEARPTIERVRQAARAAHPPLVIAAHGTRDPEGAAAARALTALVRAVLPDVTVGLGFVELTEPGIAEAVAAAAAGAERGAVVVVPLMLGKGGHVRRDIPEAIEAGRARVPGSTVAYAPHLGPDPALRTITLQRIRAVLGDWSAASTTVVLVGRGCSIGETNAEHAALARLVQEEGGFAQVLPAYLQVTGPDLAQALDQVVRLGAERIVVAPNFLFPGSMRRWTHEQTAAWRDRHPGTPDVRVAEVVGPCPELAAVVVDRYRAGARRLDDGGATPVYLSGLVLRGRDVLVVGGGRVAQRRIVALLDAGARVRVVSPTLTPVLSALEASGRISWSARAYAAGDVADAWYVLALTDDPAVNTRVAAEAETRHVFCVRGDHAAGGSAWTPATGRSGGMLLGVIGRREPRRTAAVRDALVEAVRTLADR
- the cobM gene encoding precorrin-4 C(11)-methyltransferase — protein: MTGGARDGEGRVVFVGAGPGAADLITVRGAAVVARADIVVWASSLVHPDIVAGARPDAELVDSAALPLEALRPVLERARDQGLLVARVHTGDPSIYGAMGEQRALCDSIGIAHETIPGVSAFSAAAARAEVEITVPEVAQSLILTRLEGGRTPMPDRETVRSFAEHGTTMALYLSAARNRVLQEELLAGGYPADTPCIVGYRVTWPDELLLRCELADLSATMREHKLWKHTVVLVGAALAEGASGTRSHLYHPGFRHAYRAADPAAVGTPKETHG
- a CDS encoding DUF2461 domain-containing protein, giving the protein MTPFRGFDPVAPEFYRGLAADNSRTYWQAHRDTYEQAVRAPMEALLAEVADPFGDAKVFRPHRDVRFSNDKSPYKTHLGAFVRTAPATGWYLELAADGLLTGAGFYHASADGLAAFRERIDEEGDRLASIVATLREDGWQIGGECLKKAPRGWTADHPQIDLLRHKSLSAFRGIEDEVLFSEALVGRVRDDWEALRPLVEWLSPVLAGTGERRRR
- a CDS encoding winged helix-turn-helix domain-containing protein, which produces MRHLQRTVDRVAQFQIDSVNVVQRAHYLPLFSRLGPYDTGLLDRAAGRSPRRLFEYWAHAASLVDIRLEPALRFRMARAESEAWGSMRRVVRDHPDLVATVLAEVGRLPGTARQLEERLVEDLPVPGDRSAEWGWNWSAVKTATEWLLWSGRTSVARRTPQFERVFDLPDRVLPPVVASAATPEEPAAVLALVRRAAAALGIGTLGCLADYFRLDRGETAVAIAALEHTGELTPVAVPGWTRQAWLWHAARRPRRVEAVALLSPFDSLVFERRRLRGLFGFDYGLEIYVPGPRRRYGYYVYPFLMGERLVARVDLKADRQAGELVVRSGWLEDGVEPRIVRPALRGELDLLAGWLGLEAVRTVPATEWGLPGNGRPLMW
- a CDS encoding 8-oxo-dGTP diphosphatase, with the protein product MPYAPVLTTLAYVVRGGRVLMCHRIARDTDEQYGKWNGLGGKLEQGEDAATGIIRELREEAGIVPTAMTLRGTLNWPGFSGPDGHVFGLVFLVTAFEGEPPERNVEGDLAWIPVADLIGLDIWEGDRYFLPLLFDEDPRPFHAVIPYADGRPTGATITRI
- a CDS encoding potassium channel family protein, which gives rise to MSTVFFLVLRRMRTPLILVITTFSVCVFGLAMMPGVDANGDPGPPLSLFHAFYVMTYTAATVGFGEFPPAFSDAQRLWITLSIFIAVTSWSYALVTLVALLQDPAFRDALKTGRLARRVQQLHEPFYIVCGCGETGSLVAHGLDALDYRVVIIDADGTRLQEQLLHEYHTDPILSEADASAPAVLERSGLRSAWCRGVIALTADDDTNIAITVAVRLLRPPLPVLARVRTVRAGELNLDAFGADLLINPFERFAGHLASAVATPERYHLRELLTGLSGAPRPERHRPPNGHWIVCGYGRFGHAVTSRLRRNGMSVTIIDQKHYDEGTVTVQGTGTEPDELREAGIDHSVGIVAGNNRDVKNLAIAVTARTMKPDIFVVTRQNREANAPLFDAFEDDFCMVPSRIVAEEFLSVITTPLLSAFLRTLPEHDEEWCTRVAEALEETTPGRTPFTWTLPVDHRRAEAVHRDVSEGNLVTLRHLLTDPYDRQRRVPAVALMIRRGERTLTMPSPETAVQLDDEILLAGSLSARRRIELTAANDNVLDHVRTGREGAGGSLWRMARRVRRTRRTSRTRRGRAHRSRTDR
- the cobI gene encoding precorrin-2 C(20)-methyltransferase; protein product: MAAVGAAPRRGDDVDQSQRLIGVGVGPGDPELVTVKAVRLLAEADVVLVPRTEHAAGTAGRADRIVAAACPAAADRIVAVPFSMRERSGVGPRRRAAWAESTDAAVRAFRDGARTVCFATVGDPSVYSTFSYLAAEVTREVPEVRIEVVPGITAMQALAGAARTPLVEGREVLALVPVTGGVEVLTAALGTADTVVAYKAGRRLPEVLDAIAAVRPEHAVLVGTDVGLPDERLVDGRDPAARAEAPYFSTVLVTPPRPTTGGRL
- the cobJ gene encoding precorrin-3B C(17)-methyltransferase, translating into MTRDIAVAHIGQVTNSPATRRQADRIDQVLGRDTLRFDGPASTGLPAAWQSCDLIVSHLALGATTRIIAPLLVSKAQDPGVVVVDEAGRFAVPLVGGHSGAANALARVLAEGLGATAVLTTATDALGLPALDTLGWPWSGDLARVTRAILDGRPVRLDRTSPWPLPPLPDNVSEDCAAPQAQVVVTDLAAGPVAGPGLPRVVVHPQSLVAGMGCNRGTSAQRLATLLTETLEEAGLSPDSLAALVSADIKAAEPGLVALATALGVPLVTYAADTLAGQPVPSPSAVVDGHVGTPSVAEASVLAHGAELVIGKRRTPEATCAIGRLPPRGRLSVVGLGPGARDLVTPRAREAVTSAAVVVGYAPYVEQIRDLLSPGTQVYSSGMGTEEARTCYAIARAREGRRVALVCSGDPALYAMASPVLEQGTDGIDVDIVPGVTASLAVSAILGAPLGHDHVTLSLSDLHTDWPTIERRLHAAAEGDFVVVLYNPRSRTRTTQLPRALEILGAHRPPDTPVAAVHEACRPDQRTYLATLATFDPTRVDMNSLVVVGSSTTRYTTSGAGRRVMVTPRDYTWMHA
- a CDS encoding TrpB-like pyridoxal phosphate-dependent enzyme, with product MTETVTPRPLEPLGFAVPSTVPTHWYNLVADLPEPVPPHLHPQTRQPLTPEDLAPLFPMSLIAQEVSTERWIEIPQTVREIYAGWRPSPLVRAHRLERVLGTGAHVYYKYEGVSPAGSHKPNSAVAQAYFNAVEGITRLTTETGAGQWGASLAMACALLGLECEVWQVRASYDTKPYRRMQMETYGGTCHSSPSDLTRAGRELLAKFPDTSGSLGMAISEAVESAVEDPQAHYALGSVLNHVMLHQTVIGQEALVQLREAGEAQADIVFGCAGGGSNLAGLSFPLIGQNLREGSTTKVVACEPAACPSLTQGEYRYDYGDVAGMTPLLKMYTLGRDFVPPAIHAGGLRYHGMSPIVSHAVNLGLISATAVDQDTAFSAGIEFARAEGIIPAPESCHAVAAAMDHLRTSAQDGEVVVIGLSGNGVLDLAAYEKYV